The following is a genomic window from Halobellus ruber.
TGGCTCGCGTAGGTCACGACCTCATCGCCGGCGACGAGCCCCTCGGTCGCGGGGAACGCCGCCGCACACCCCAGAATGACCGCGAGCGCCAGAAACGCCGTCCGTTGTGGTCGCTCGCCGTAGCCAGCGATCAGATCCAGGAAACCGTTCGTTACCCAGCGGGCGGCGGCGTCAACGCGGTGGGACGTCGAGTGCGTCGCCGCCCGGGCGTGTGCCGCATAGCGCCGGCGTCGGTATCGGAGCTCCCGCACGAAGAACATCGATCCGGTTTCGCTGTCGCCGACGTCCGCGGCCCCCTGTTTCGCCTCCAAGTAGGTCTGCTCCAGCCCCTCGACGGTAACTGGCTGCTCGGGTTCGTGGACGTACTCGTGGATGTGCCACCGGTTGTCGCGAAGCACTGTGTGGTACGACGCGAAGGGAAAGTCGTCGAACCCGGTGCGGTAGAACCGGTACCGGTCGAAGGAGTCGGCATCGCAGTCGATGTCGACGTCGCCTACGGTGGCGTCCGTGAGGTCGTAGGCCGCGACCCCCTCATCGGGCTGGTCCAGACGCCCGGCCGAAACGGTCGCCTCGGCCAGCCGGCACCGGAGGTCGCCGGCCGGGCGGACCCGGAGTTCCTCGAACCGACCCTCCGCGAGTTCGAGGGGTGCGTCCTCGCTGACCGCTACGTCTTGGAACGTCACGAGGTCGGCCGTTGTGCCGGCGAACTCCGCCCCCGACTCGAAGGTGGTCGACACGAACTGTGCGGTTCCGACCGCGAGGTTCGGGAAGTGAGCCCCGCCAACGACCGTCGTGTCGTCGAAGCTCAGCCACCCGACGACCCGGCCGGCGGCGAGGTCGACCCGGCCCTCGAACCGAGTGGCGGCGATCTGGAAGCTCCGGTCGAACGATCCCCGGTGGGCTCGGAGGGCAGTCCCGCCCGCCGATTTTCCGATCACGCTCTCTTCAACCGTGACCTCCATCTCGAAGGACGCACGGTCGGCCACCAGCCGGCCGATCTCCGCGTCCTCGATCGCGATCGGGTGTCGCACGACCGCGCCAGTGAGGTCGAGGGTGCCATCGACGGTGACATCCCGAAAGGTGAGGTGACCCACGTCGTCGCCGTCGACGACCAGCGCCGAGAGGTCGAGTTCCGGGAGGTGGACGTCGACGTAGTCCCGCCTGGCGGGATCGTCGGCGTCGAGGTCGGCGACGACCGCCGCACGGAGGTCCGCCCCAGTCACGTCGGCTGCCGTCCGGTCCTCGGGGTGGAGGTGGAACACGCACTTCTCGTGGCCGTCGACGGCGGGGCGTGGACACGTCCGCTCGTCGCCCGCTGCTTCGTACCGGTGATCACAGCCGGTCACCGTCGCCAGCCACCTCCACGCGCTGGTTGATCCATTCGTATGGGACGATCGTGGGTGTGTCTCATATCTGGGTGTTCGCGTGGGCCGTCGGAGCCGGCGCTGAGGGGTCACTCCGTGGAGATTCCGGGGAGGGAGACTCCCACCGATCCGAAGAGCCGAAGCAGGCTGGCGACGATCGCGACCACGGCGAGACCGACGAGCGCAACGCCGCCGACGAGCAGGCGGACCGATGTCGACGTGGCGACCAGGGTTCCGAACGCCAGCCCCACTCCGAACACCCCGAGATAGCTCCCGAGGCAGAACAGCGGAACCCCGCTGTAGGGGCCGCCGGCGTACGCGTAGACCCCGGCTGCCAGGCCGAGCGCCGGGAGGATGAGGAAGTACACAGTCGCCCCGACGCCCGACGTTGCGGCGTCGACCGCCGTCGCGGGGTCCCGGGCGTACATCGCGCCGATCACGACCAGGAAGCCGACGACGAGCGCGGCTCCGCCGGCGTGGCTGGGGTCGATGGTCGGTGTGTGTTCGGACAACATTCGGGATGGCTGCGGGCGCGTATCGCTCGGTACGGCGGTGTCGAATTACTCCTGGGCGCGCTCCATCTCGTAGCCCAGCCGGTGGGGCATAATGCTCAGCGCGCGGACGATCCCCGCCAAGGCGAGGAAGATCCCCACGAGGATGTGGGCGACGCCGCCGAGTTTGAGCCACAGTAGCGTCGAGGGCCACTTGTGGATCGCGGCCAAGGCGCCGTTGACGGCCGCGCCGCGCGTCCCGCCGCTCCCGCCTGCGAGACTGGTGTTCGGGAACTGCGTGAAGTAGCTCTCCAACAGCGGATGGAACGCGGTCAGCTCGAAGAAGATCGCCGCGCCGACCAACAGGTAGCCGACGGCGGCGAAGACCGCCCCCGCCAGTAGCATCTTCTTGATCGACCCGACGGTCGATTCGATCTGTTCCAGCGGCATACGACTCGGGTATTCCGACGCCATACCTCCACAGACGGGAGTGTAGTATAAATCACCACATCGGGCGTGGGAGCGGGTTACACGGTCGCGTGGGGGTTCTATACCCGCGGCTATACCCCGCTCGTATGGGGAGACAGTTCTCGCATCCGACCTCACTGCACGGCACCAGCCGGCCCGGAGCCACGCGTCAGTGCGGCGGATACCCTGATCACGTCCGACGACAAGCGAACAGCGGATCAGCGACGACTGATACTGTCGGTTATAACTACGTGAAGGTTTTCCACGCCCCCGGGTGTCGAAATCCGTCACGCGACTATGGCCGACAGGATGAAGACACGATCTCCGGACGGCGGTATCGGCCGCGACGGACGGACCAAACACGGGAGTCGAGCACGGACCGCACACACGCACGGGGGTGCCGATGAGCCGGACTGACGGCGAAACCCCCGAACGGGTCGCAACGTGGAGCGACCTCCCGGACCGCGAGCCCCGACACGCCCGGGTCGAAGGCGTCGACCTGGTGGTCGTCAGGTACGACGGCGAGGTGTCGGTGCTGTACGGCCGGTGTCTCCACCGGGGGGTGCTGCTCGGCGACGGCCACGTCGACGGCCACAACCTCATCTGCGGGGTCCACGGGTGGGACTACCGGGTCGACACCGGGATCAGCGAGTACGACAACTCCGAGGTCCTGGAGACGTTCACCGCCTGGGTCGACGATTCGGAGGACGCTGTCTACGTCGACAGCGCGGAGGTGGCGGCGTGGGCCGAGGACAACCCCCAGCCCTACGCCGACCCCGACGACGCTGAGGCGGTCGACGGGGCGATGCAGGCCGCCACCGACGCCGTCGAGGACGGCGCTGTCGACCCGACGTTCTACGGCGAGTACGAGGACGACGCCGAACCACACTCCCACTACATCCAGACGCTCGCACGGAAGGGACCGGAGGGAATCGGCGAACACGGCAGCGTGTCGGCGATGGGCGTCCCCCACACCGAACTCCCCTCCTGGGAGGACCTCCAGATCCTGACCGCCCAGCTCGCCCGCACCCCCCTCGACGACGAGGCGCCGGTCGACGCCGAACTCGTGATCGGTCCGAACGCCGAGAACCCCCTCGAACTTGAGATCCCGATCTTCGTGAGCGATATGAGCTTCGGGGCGCTGAGCGAGGAGGCCAAAATAGCAATCTCGACGGGCGCGGAGCTGGCCGGGACGGGGGTCTGTTCCGGAGAAGGCGGGATGCTCCCCGAGGAACGAGAGTCGAACTCCCGCTATTTCTACGAGTACGCCACCGGGAAGTTCGGGTGGGACATCGAGAAGGTTCGGAAGGTCCAGGCGTTCCACTTCAAGGCCGGCCAGGGCGCGAAGACCGGGACGGGCGGCCACCTCCCCGGCGAGAAGGTCCAGGGTCGGATCGCGGAGGTCCGGGACCTCGAACCCGGCACCGACGCGGTCAGCCCCGCGCGGTTCGAGGACCTGGAGACGCCCGACGATTTCGCTGCGCTCGCTGACCGGGTCCGGGAGGTGGGCGGCGGCATCCCGATCGGGTTCAAACTCTCAGCCCAGCACGTCGAAGACGACATCGACTTCGCTCTCGAAGCCGGCGCGGACTACCTCATCCTCGACGGCCGCGGCGGCGGAACGGGCGCGGCGCCTGACGTGTTCAAAGACAACATCTCCGTGCCCACGATGGCGGCGCTGGCCCGCGCCCGCCGGCACTTGGACGCCCGCGAGCGATCGGACGTGACGCTGATCGCGACCGGCGGACTCCGGACGGAGTCGGACTTCGTCAAGGCGCTGGCGCTGGGTGCCGACGGCGTAGCGGTTGCGAACGCCGCGATGCAGGCCATCGGGTGTCTGGGGATGCGGGCGTGCGACTCCAACAACTGCCCCGTCGGGATCGCGACCCAGCAGGAAGATCTCAGAAGCCGGATCGTGATCGACTCCGCGGCAGAGGGGCTGCAAAACTACTTCGAGGCGACGGTGAAGCTGATGAAGGTGATGGCCCGGGCGTGCGGCCACGACAGCCTCTCGGGGTTCGAGCGCCGGGATCTGACCACCTGGAAGAAGGAGGTCGCGGAGCTGACCGGCGTGGCGTACGCCGGCGTCGGCGACGGGGACCAATTATAAAACTTTCGCCGGCGTGCGGGGCGGCCCGCGATCAGCGGTAGGAC
Proteins encoded in this region:
- a CDS encoding glutamate synthase-related protein, coding for MSRTDGETPERVATWSDLPDREPRHARVEGVDLVVVRYDGEVSVLYGRCLHRGVLLGDGHVDGHNLICGVHGWDYRVDTGISEYDNSEVLETFTAWVDDSEDAVYVDSAEVAAWAEDNPQPYADPDDAEAVDGAMQAATDAVEDGAVDPTFYGEYEDDAEPHSHYIQTLARKGPEGIGEHGSVSAMGVPHTELPSWEDLQILTAQLARTPLDDEAPVDAELVIGPNAENPLELEIPIFVSDMSFGALSEEAKIAISTGAELAGTGVCSGEGGMLPEERESNSRYFYEYATGKFGWDIEKVRKVQAFHFKAGQGAKTGTGGHLPGEKVQGRIAEVRDLEPGTDAVSPARFEDLETPDDFAALADRVREVGGGIPIGFKLSAQHVEDDIDFALEAGADYLILDGRGGGTGAAPDVFKDNISVPTMAALARARRHLDARERSDVTLIATGGLRTESDFVKALALGADGVAVANAAMQAIGCLGMRACDSNNCPVGIATQQEDLRSRIVIDSAAEGLQNYFEATVKLMKVMARACGHDSLSGFERRDLTTWKKEVAELTGVAYAGVGDGDQL
- a CDS encoding potassium channel family protein, with the protein product MTGCDHRYEAAGDERTCPRPAVDGHEKCVFHLHPEDRTAADVTGADLRAAVVADLDADDPARRDYVDVHLPELDLSALVVDGDDVGHLTFRDVTVDGTLDLTGAVVRHPIAIEDAEIGRLVADRASFEMEVTVEESVIGKSAGGTALRAHRGSFDRSFQIAATRFEGRVDLAAGRVVGWLSFDDTTVVGGAHFPNLAVGTAQFVSTTFESGAEFAGTTADLVTFQDVAVSEDAPLELAEGRFEELRVRPAGDLRCRLAEATVSAGRLDQPDEGVAAYDLTDATVGDVDIDCDADSFDRYRFYRTGFDDFPFASYHTVLRDNRWHIHEYVHEPEQPVTVEGLEQTYLEAKQGAADVGDSETGSMFFVRELRYRRRRYAAHARAATHSTSHRVDAAARWVTNGFLDLIAGYGERPQRTAFLALAVILGCAAAFPATEGLVAGDEVVTYASHGVAAVVDSLYFSIVTFATLGLGDVHPIGTLGRFIAAFEGLVGAFLTAVFVFSLGRRVTR